The Cygnus atratus isolate AKBS03 ecotype Queensland, Australia chromosome 7, CAtr_DNAZoo_HiC_assembly, whole genome shotgun sequence genome includes a window with the following:
- the AFAP1L2 gene encoding actin filament-associated protein 1-like 2, whose amino-acid sequence MNKVTVNKQQGDQENQDKALDGRASLTNGDLGLHSSPPQKSLPELPPPKVGIPDTKQPLVPKIESPEGYYEEADVSLNEDGEAVSSSYESYDEEESSKGKSATHQWPSTEATIELMKDARICAFLWRKKWLGQWAKQLCVIKDTRLLCYKSSKDHNPQLDVNLLGCTVIHKEKQVRKKEHKLKIIPMNADVIVLGLQSKDQAEQWLRVIQETSGLQCEGGSEGNQYIPDSQRLTYPKVELSERYSAASESGSSTDGHAETAETKDVKKKGTTGLILSNLMNLGRKKSSSMDSPERSLETSSYLNVLVNSQWKSRWCQIKDGHLHFYQDKNRSKLAQQPLSLAGCEIVPDPSPDHLYSFRILHNGEERVILEAKSSEEMGHWLGLLLSESGSKTDPEEFTYDYVDADRVSCIVSAAKNSFFLMQRKYSEPNAYIDNLPKGRMPQEELYDDVDLPDMPEGEVPKSNSKLEGDQDRVYLDLTPVKSFLHCAGKKSCQTSPLSSPSLERPGTKAATDSVDETTPVAKDAEPCGTVMETSEQKQPEKLEPEELPPQTPPVKTQAQQQNVAFPQTAPELPAGSAAVVGSPQLAPAHRPKLPLPVAAVETKLGKNRTEAEVKRFTEEKERLEKEKEEIRAQLTQLRKERRELKEMLVGCTDKSLEQKLKEIEEECKKKESRRVDVELNLVEVKENLKKAESGPVTLGTTVDTTHLENAAPRVGGGAPVRAVAPGNSAESSPVNSATALKNRPLSVMVTGKGTVLQKAKEWEKKGAS is encoded by the exons ATGAACAAAGTGACTGTCAACAAACAGCAGGGAGACCAGGAGAACCAAGACAAAG CACTGGATGGGAGAGCCTCCTTGACCAATGGAGACTTGGGACTACATTCatcccctcctcagaagagccTGCCGGAGCTGCCCCCTCCAAAGGTAGGT aTTCCCGACACAAAACAACCTTTGGTCCCCAAGATCGAATCCCCGGAAGGATACTATGAAGAGGCCGATGTCTCTCTAAATG aagaTGGTGAAGCCGTCAGTAGCTCCTATGAATCTTACGATGAAGAAGAGAGCAGCAAAGGCAAGTCAGCAACCCACCAGTGGCCATCCACAGAGGCCACCATCGAGCTGATGAAGGACGCCCGTATCTGTGCATTCCTATGGAGGAAGAAGTGGCTGGGACAGTGGGCGAAACAGCTGTGTGTCATCAAGGACACCAGGCTGCTG TGCTACAAGAGCTCCAAAGACCACAACCCTCAGCTGGATGTGAATTTGCTGGGTTGCACTGTCATtcacaaggaaaagcaagtgaggaagaaagagcaCAAGCTGAAGATCATCCCCATGAACGCTGATGTCAtcgtgctggggctgcagagtAAAGACCAGGCAGAGCAGTGGCTCAGG GTAATCCAGGAGACCAGCGGTCTGCAGTGCGAAGGAGGCAGTGAAGGCAACCAGTACATCCCAGATTCGCAGCGCCTCACTTACCCGAAG GTGGAGCTCTCCGAGAGGTACTCTGCAGCCTCAGAGAGTGGGAGCAGCACAGACGGGCATGCAGAGACGGCTGAGACAAAAGATG TTAAGAAGAAAGGGACAACTGGCCTAATACTAAGCAACCTGATGAACcttgggaggaaaaaatccaGCTCCATGGATAGCCCAGAGAGATCCCTGGAGACCTCAA GTTACCTGAATGTGCTTGTGAACAGCCAGTGGAAGTCTCGCTGGTGTCAGATAAAAGATGGTCACCTCCATTTCTACCAGGACAAGAACCGAAGCAAACTGGCTCAGCAGCCCCTAAGTTTGGCGGGTTGTGAAATTGTCCCAGACCCAAGCCCTGATCATCTCTATTCCTTCCGCATCCTGCACAACGGGGAAGAACGGGTCATTCTGGAG GCGAAGTCCTCGGAGGAAATGGGCCACTGGCTGGGCCTCCTCTTATCAGAGTCAGGCTCAAAAACAGACCCGGAGGAATTTACCTATGACTACGTGGATGCTGACAGAGTCTCCTGCATCGTGAGCGCTGCGAAGAACTCCTTCTT CCTAATGCAGAGGAAATACTCCGAGCCCAACGCATACATCGACAACCTGCCCAAGGGGAGGATGCCGCAGGAGGAGCTCTACGACGACGTGGACCTGCCGGACATGCCCGAG GGAGAAGTACCCAAGAGCAACAGCAAACTGGAGGGGGACCAAGACAGGGTGTACCTGGATCTCACCCCGGTGAAGTCCTTCCTGCACTGCGCTGGCAAGAAGTCGTGCCAGACTTCACCCCTGAGCTCGCCGTCTCTAGAGAGGCCTGGCACCAAGGCTGCCACCGACAGCGTGGATGAGACAACCCCGGTGGCTAAGGACGCTGAGCCCTGTGGAACGGTGATGGAGACCTCAGAGCAG AAACAGCCAGAGAAGCTGGAGCCCGAAGAGCTGCCGCCCCAGACGCCCCCCGTCAAAACCCAGGCGCAGCAGCAGAACGTCGCCTTCCCGCAGACAGCCCCCGAGCTGCCCGCGGGGTCGGCAGCGGtggtgggcagcccccagctggcACCCGCACACCGGCCCAAGCTGCCCCTGCCAG TGGCAGCAGTGGAGACCAAGCTGGGCAAGAACAGGACAGAGGCCGAGGTGAAGCGGTTTACGGAGGAGAAGGAAcggctggagaaggagaaggaggaaatcCGAGCTCAGCTCACCCAGCTGCGCAAGGAGAGGCGGGAGCTGAAGGAGATGCTTGTGGGATGCACAG ACAAGAGCCTGgagcagaagctgaaggagaTAGAAGAAGAGTGCAAGAAAAAGGAGAGCCGAAGGGTGGATGTGGAGCTGAACCTGGTGGAGGTGAAGGAGAACCTGAAGAAGGCAGAGTCCGGCCCCGTGACGCTGGGCACCACGGTGGACACCACGCACCTGGAGAACGCAGCACCCCGGGTAGGTGGGGGCGCCCCAGTGCGCGCGGTGGC TCCAGGAAACAGCGCGGAGAGCTCACCAGTCAACTCAGCTACGGCTTTGAAAAACAGGCCTTTGTCCGTCATGGTGACAGGGAAGGGGACAGTCCTACAGAAAGCTAAG GAATGGGAGAAGAAGGGCGCTAGTTAG